From Candidatus Acidiferrales bacterium, one genomic window encodes:
- a CDS encoding YdeI/OmpD-associated family protein — MDKRLRFKTRLEYHNWLQKNCSTNEPIWIEFYKDGTKGITYDDAIEESLCFGWIDSLIKKVDEKIYVRKFCRRRSNSKWSETNRKKAEELIEQELMTRHGLKTILEAKSNGQWEKGDEREEIINVSGLRSVLKNKLRSLTEFDRLSESLKKHYSLFYFSAKKEETRNKRIELIMEYMKTKKRFM, encoded by the coding sequence ATGGATAAAAGACTTAGGTTTAAGACAAGGCTAGAATATCATAACTGGCTCCAAAAGAATTGTTCGACGAATGAACCGATATGGATAGAATTTTATAAAGACGGGACAAAAGGGATAACATATGATGATGCCATCGAAGAATCATTATGTTTTGGATGGATCGATTCTCTGATAAAGAAGGTCGACGAAAAGATTTACGTAAGAAAGTTTTGCAGGAGGAGATCAAACAGCAAATGGTCCGAAACGAACCGGAAAAAAGCGGAAGAATTAATCGAGCAAGAACTAATGACGCGACACGGATTGAAAACAATTCTAGAAGCAAAGAGTAACGGTCAGTGGGAAAAAGGAGACGAAAGAGAAGAGATTATTAACGTCAGCGGGTTGAGAAGTGTATTGAAAAATAAATTAAGAAGCCTCACTGAATTCGATAGGTTAAGCGAATCGTTAAAGAAACATTACTCGTTGTTTTATTTCTCAGCTAAGAAGGAAGAGACCAGAAACAAAAGAATAGAATTGATAATGGAATATATGAAAACAAAAAAGAGATTTATGTAG
- a CDS encoding glycosyltransferase: protein MAQVRDYIDIVGKPVMDELFTIGDRARSLTVQHVNSTAVGGGVAEILTRLVPMMNELGVQARWDVIKGGERFFTITKKMHNALHGVSESFTDDEWNHFLEVDRNNGRSMNFDSSVVFIHDPQPIGLVEQRSHLDNKWVWRCHIDFSEPEENVWLFLKDFIERFDGAIFSAPAFSRPLKTRQFLISPSIDPLSDKNRDLEESYVSDIFDRFSIDRTRPVVTQISRFDYLKDPVGVIKAYKLVKQYVDCQLVLAGGGATDDPEGDRVLNEVRNAAEGDKDIFVLLLPPSSDLEINALQRGSTVILQKSLKEGFGLTVAEGLWKSKPVIASAVGGIPLQIKHKYNGILTHSIEGTAYWIKQLINDSAFAGELGRNGREHIRQNFLITRHLRDYLLLSLSLFYDKDLVYL, encoded by the coding sequence ATGGCACAGGTTAGGGATTACATAGACATCGTCGGAAAACCCGTCATGGATGAGTTGTTCACTATCGGCGATAGGGCGCGTTCCCTGACTGTCCAGCACGTGAATTCCACCGCAGTCGGCGGAGGAGTGGCGGAGATACTCACGCGGCTCGTTCCGATGATGAACGAACTGGGAGTTCAAGCGAGATGGGACGTAATAAAGGGCGGCGAAAGATTTTTTACAATCACCAAGAAGATGCATAACGCTTTGCACGGAGTCAGTGAGAGTTTCACCGACGATGAGTGGAATCATTTTCTCGAAGTGGACCGGAACAACGGGCGATCCATGAATTTCGATAGCAGCGTGGTTTTCATCCATGACCCGCAGCCGATCGGGTTGGTTGAACAACGTTCTCACTTGGATAACAAATGGGTGTGGCGGTGCCACATCGACTTCTCCGAGCCAGAAGAGAACGTATGGCTGTTCTTGAAAGATTTCATAGAGCGGTTTGACGGGGCAATTTTCTCCGCTCCTGCTTTCAGCCGACCGTTAAAAACGAGACAGTTCTTGATTTCTCCGTCGATTGATCCTTTGAGTGATAAGAACCGTGATCTTGAAGAGTCTTATGTGAGCGACATTTTTGACAGATTTAGCATAGATCGAACCCGTCCGGTAGTGACGCAGATTTCACGCTTCGATTATTTGAAAGATCCTGTCGGTGTGATAAAAGCCTACAAGCTCGTCAAGCAGTATGTCGATTGTCAGCTTGTCCTTGCCGGCGGCGGCGCAACGGATGATCCGGAAGGTGATAGAGTCCTGAATGAGGTGAGGAATGCCGCCGAAGGCGATAAAGATATTTTTGTGCTCCTTCTTCCGCCATCGAGCGATCTGGAAATAAATGCCCTTCAAAGAGGGTCGACGGTCATCCTGCAAAAATCTTTGAAGGAGGGATTCGGGTTGACAGTTGCGGAAGGGCTTTGGAAATCGAAACCCGTAATTGCATCTGCCGTCGGCGGGATCCCGCTGCAGATCAAGCACAAATATAACGGAATCCTGACCCACAGCATCGAAGGAACCGCATACTGGATCAAGCAGCTGATCAATGATTCGGCATTTGCAGGTGAACTCGGAAGGAACGGCAGGGAACATATCAGGCAGAATTTCTTGATTACCAGGCATCTGCGCGACTATCTTTTACTGTCGCTATCGCTGTTCTATGATAAGGATTTAGTCTATCTGTAG
- the otsB gene encoding trehalose-phosphatase, with amino-acid sequence MSPRKFTNKILAKAADENPVFFFDFDGTLAEIVPTPEEAGLTQKAKRVIEELGKNFPIGIISGRKLSDLRRLVGINGIYYSGNHGVEIQGPGLKFVEPNSAKSSGYITSLGKKIKRVLRPYRSRVNSKKYSISIHYRTVEPTKVKPLLRDLDKIISGPVRKGRIDVFHGKKVVEIKAPVEWDKGKAIELILKKFGNQGTPIFFGDDTTDEFGFKKVNKMGGISIFVGNKHHSTAAKYEVESPAELVDELAKFVAEMR; translated from the coding sequence ATGTCACCTCGGAAATTCACGAATAAGATCCTCGCGAAAGCCGCGGACGAAAACCCTGTTTTCTTCTTCGACTTTGATGGCACACTTGCAGAAATTGTTCCAACTCCGGAGGAGGCGGGTTTGACTCAGAAGGCAAAGCGCGTCATCGAGGAGCTTGGGAAGAATTTTCCCATCGGAATCATAAGCGGCAGAAAGCTCTCAGACCTCAGAAGACTCGTTGGGATTAACGGAATTTATTATTCGGGAAACCACGGAGTTGAAATCCAAGGACCCGGCTTGAAGTTCGTCGAGCCGAATTCCGCAAAGTCTTCAGGCTACATTACTTCGCTTGGGAAAAAAATCAAGAGAGTTCTTCGGCCTTACCGGTCACGAGTAAACTCGAAAAAATATTCCATTTCTATCCACTACCGGACTGTCGAGCCGACAAAGGTAAAACCGCTTTTGCGGGATTTGGACAAAATTATTTCCGGCCCTGTCCGCAAAGGCAGGATAGATGTCTTCCACGGGAAGAAGGTGGTCGAGATAAAAGCGCCCGTGGAGTGGGACAAAGGTAAAGCGATTGAGTTGATATTAAAAAAGTTTGGCAACCAGGGAACTCCTATCTTCTTTGGCGACGATACAACTGACGAATTCGGCTTCAAGAAAGTCAACAAGATGGGCGGGATAAGTATCTTCGTAGGCAACAAGCACCACAGCACTGCCGCAAAATACGAAGTAGAGTCGCCTGCGGAATTGGTGGATGAGCTTGCGAAGTTTGTCGCAGAGATGAGATAA
- a CDS encoding acyloxyacyl hydrolase — MKKKIASAVFLICLYSGAAEAQSFAFGDHWYNNPLGFSPLELHAANGFLIPAAAVTACLLLTNNDTSLTNRYSFYNEDGVSWGYKIPYTTLFQDNIGITYGLRRWMQAGAELSFYFPRDEYNNTAGIGIRPFARFFPVNGENWRLYFECGAGLIYFFDNFPKSTYADPRLGTYLNATSKYGIGSGVNLDKSTSLVFGVRHIHVSNGNLEGSNRNPSHDSNGFFIGFTYEPRRSLP; from the coding sequence ATGAAAAAGAAAATAGCTTCTGCAGTATTTCTTATCTGCCTGTATAGCGGCGCGGCAGAGGCGCAATCATTTGCCTTTGGCGATCACTGGTATAATAACCCGTTGGGCTTTTCTCCGTTGGAGCTCCACGCAGCGAACGGATTTCTTATTCCTGCAGCGGCAGTCACTGCCTGTTTGCTCTTAACAAATAACGACACATCGCTAACGAACCGATACTCATTCTATAATGAAGATGGAGTATCGTGGGGTTACAAGATTCCTTACACAACCCTGTTTCAAGATAACATAGGCATCACCTACGGTTTGCGGCGATGGATGCAAGCGGGAGCGGAGCTGAGTTTTTATTTTCCCAGAGACGAATACAACAATACCGCAGGAATTGGAATACGGCCGTTCGCGAGATTTTTCCCTGTGAACGGGGAAAATTGGAGATTATACTTTGAGTGCGGAGCAGGTTTGATTTATTTCTTTGATAATTTTCCGAAGTCAACTTATGCCGACCCTCGACTCGGCACTTATTTGAATGCCACGTCAAAGTATGGCATCGGGTCTGGAGTCAATCTGGACAAATCGACGTCGCTCGTGTTTGGCGTGAGGCATATCCACGTGTCCAACGGAAATCTTGAAGGATCGAATAGGAACCCATCGCACGACAGCAACGGCTTCTTCATCGGCTTCACTTACGAACCGCGCAGAAGCCTGCCATAG
- the xerA gene encoding site-specific tyrosine recombinase/integron integrase: MVAVVREQSDAGRPDRSGSLFELLRQELSLRNYSHKTFSAYRSCLRNFVNFFSPKNPRELNESDIRRYLLYLIEQKHLSISSINQVFNAIRFLYVDLYQQSFKVGSIPRPLRYRKLPTVLSEEEVLRILDSVRNIKHRSILSIIYSGGLRVGEAVKLRVSDIDSKRMLIRVCGAKGRKDRYTLLSDETLELLRDYFKKYRPKEFLFEGANGRKHYSERSVESIFADAKAAAQIRKEVTVHSLRHAFATHLLEFGTDLRYIQELLGHASSKTTEIYTHVTHSKLGRIMSPLDRARRKIKEK, from the coding sequence ATGGTTGCGGTTGTCAGGGAACAATCGGATGCAGGCAGGCCTGATAGGTCGGGAAGCCTGTTCGAACTTCTGCGTCAGGAACTAAGCCTCAGGAACTACTCGCACAAGACATTTTCGGCATACAGAAGTTGTCTGAGGAATTTTGTGAATTTTTTTTCGCCGAAGAATCCGCGCGAACTGAATGAGAGTGATATTCGCAGGTATTTATTATACCTCATCGAGCAGAAACATCTTTCAATATCGAGTATTAACCAGGTATTCAACGCAATCAGGTTTTTGTACGTAGATCTGTACCAGCAATCGTTCAAGGTCGGTTCAATCCCAAGACCGCTTAGATATAGAAAACTGCCGACGGTTCTGAGTGAGGAAGAAGTTCTTCGAATTCTTGATTCCGTGCGAAACATCAAGCACAGATCGATTCTGAGCATAATATATTCAGGTGGCCTCCGTGTGGGCGAGGCGGTAAAATTGAGGGTTTCCGACATAGACAGCAAGAGGATGTTGATTCGCGTATGCGGGGCGAAGGGAAGGAAGGATCGGTACACGCTTCTTTCGGATGAGACACTTGAGCTGCTGCGGGATTACTTCAAGAAATACAGGCCGAAGGAATTTTTGTTCGAGGGAGCGAATGGGCGGAAGCATTATTCAGAGCGAAGCGTTGAATCGATCTTTGCAGATGCTAAAGCGGCTGCTCAAATAAGGAAGGAAGTCACGGTACACTCGCTGAGGCATGCATTTGCGACACATCTTCTGGAGTTCGGGACAGACCTGAGGTACATTCAAGAGTTACTTGGGCACGCGAGCAGCAAGACCACGGAGATTTACACGCATGTTACACATAGTAAGCTGGGCAGGATAATGAGTCCGCTGGATCGTGCCCGGAGGAAGATAAAGGAGAAATAA
- a CDS encoding YciI family protein has product MKEFMLLIRNHHDHQANWSPEREKQFVEECRVYIDDLTKQGKLISAQPLAREGKMISGSNGTWDIGPYSESKEVIVGYYHVRVMDIDEAIAIAKRNPEFEYGTTARIEVRPIKMKEENIQYTYPAKK; this is encoded by the coding sequence ATGAAGGAATTCATGTTACTTATACGCAACCATCATGATCACCAGGCGAATTGGTCACCTGAACGTGAAAAACAATTTGTGGAGGAGTGCAGAGTATACATAGATGATCTGACAAAACAGGGAAAGCTGATCTCCGCGCAGCCGCTCGCGAGAGAAGGAAAAATGATCTCCGGCTCGAATGGAACCTGGGACATCGGACCATACAGCGAATCCAAAGAAGTGATCGTTGGTTACTATCATGTCCGGGTAATGGACATCGATGAAGCCATAGCAATCGCCAAACGCAATCCGGAGTTCGAATATGGAACCACCGCCAGAATTGAAGTTCGCCCGATCAAGATGAAAGAGGAGAACATTCAATATACCTATCCCGCGAAGAAATAG